The Triticum aestivum cultivar Chinese Spring chromosome 7B, IWGSC CS RefSeq v2.1, whole genome shotgun sequence genome window below encodes:
- the LOC123157417 gene encoding ER lumen protein-retaining receptor erd-2.2 produces the protein MRAPRRPMAVVLSWVRRQPPKVKAFLAVVAGMTALVFIRFIVHDHDNLFVAAEAAHALGIAVLIYKLTKEKTCAGLSLKSQDLTALFLAVRLYCSFVMEYDIHTILDSATLVATLFVIYMIRFRLRSTYMLDKDNFALYYVVVPCCVLAFIAHPSTSHVMINRICWAFCVYLEAVSVLPQLRLMQNTKIVEPFTAHYVFALGVARFLSCAHWVLQVLDTRGRLLTALGYGFWPSMVLLSEIVQTFILADFCYYYVKSLAGGQLVLRLPSGVV, from the exons ATGAGGGCGCCGCGGAGGCCGATGGCGGTGGTGCTGAGCTGGGTGCGGAGGCAGCCGCCCAAGGTCAAGGCCTTCCTCGCCGTCGTCGCGGGCATGACCGCGCTCGTCTTCATCCGCTTCATCGTCCACGACCACGACAACCTCTTCGTCGCCGCCGAGGCCGCGCACGCGCTCGGCATCGCCGTGCTCATCTACAAGCTCACCAAGGAGAAGACCTGCGCTG GACTTTCACTCAAGTCTCAGGATTTAACAGCACTGTTCCTGGCGGTTAGGTTGTACTGCAGCTTTGTTATGGAGTATGACATCCATACAATACTGGATTCAGCTACACTAGTAGCTACTCTTTTCGTCATTTACATGATTCGGTTCAGACTGAGGTCAACTTATATGTTGGACAAGGACAATTTTGCATTGTACTACGTG GTTGTACCATGTTGTGTGCTGGCATTTATTGCTCATCCTTCAACCTCACATGTCATGATCAATAGGATCTGCTGGGCCTTCTGTGTTTACTTGGAAGCTGTTTCAGTGCTGCCCCAGTTGCGCTTGATGCAAAATACAAAG ATTGTTGAACCATTCACAGCTCATTATGTGTTTGCATTGGGTGTGGCAAGGTTCCTTAGCTGTGCACACTGGGTCCTTCAG GTCTTGGATACTCGTGGCAGATTATTGACTGCTCTGGGCTATGGCTTTTGGCCATCGATGGTGCTCCTCTCTGAAATCGTCCAGACGTTCATCCTTGCAGATTTCTGCTACTACTATGTGAAGAG TCTTGCTGGCGGACAACTAGTGCTGCgacttccttctggggtggtgtaA